The genomic region CTGAGCAATATTGTCCCAGCGACGGCGGTGTCGGGTCGGCTCCAGCCGTGATTCGGCAGGGAAACCGAGCGAATATCCCGTGGTACGTAAATTGCTGTTTCATGGGCGAGCAGAATTCGTCCCGTACTACAACCGGGCATATCCGTATGAACCAGACAAGCGGCAGCGAGCGGGAGAGCTTTCCCGTTTCGGTGATCCTCGAGCGGCGCGAGATCGAACGCGGCCCGCTGACCGTGCCCCAGTGGGGAATTGTGGGTGTGGTGGCGGGCGATGAAGTCGCGGCGTCGGGCCCGCGGTGTACGATCGTCCATTCCGACTCCGAACGGACGGAGTACCTGTGGCCCGGTTTTCAGGTAGTGCTGTACAAGGATTGCGCCGACAGCTACTGGTACAACCTTACCGCGGCCGCGCCCTCTCTGTTCGTCATTTGCCATGAAGACGATGAATGCGAGTTGGCCCCGGTTCTGGTGAGTGCGAACTACGACGAGGCCGGGGCCTACATGGAGGCGGACGACCTTGTGTTGTCTGCGCCCATGCCGCCGGAGGTATACCAGTGGATCGAGCGCTACGTGGTCGAGAACTACGTTCCGCAGGCGCCGCGCAAACGGAAACGGGAACGATGGGCCATGAAGGAAAAGGGTGCACCATGAAGGACCATGGACAAAAGTCCCGGCCAACGGACGAACGCGGACCGCGCACGGACACCGCGAGCAACGGCCCGCTGGCCCGCTGGTCCCGACGCAAGGCGATGTCGCGGGCCCGGGCGGCGGGTCCCGCGACACAGGTCCAATCGCCGCACCCGCCATCCGATGAGGTCGCGAGTTCCGCGCCTTTGCCTTCGGACGCCGACATGCCGCCCGTGGAACAACTGGATGAACGGAGTGACTACGCCAGATTCCTTTCCCCAAGGGTGAGCGAGCGTCTACGGCGCCAGGCCCTGCGAAAACTATTTCATCTGCCACAGTTCAATCTCCCCGACGGACTCGACGACTATGCCGAGGACTACACGAAGTTCGCTCCGCTGGGCGATGCCTTGACCGCGGAATTGCGTTTGCAGAAGGAGCGCGTGCAAAAGCGCATGCGCGAGAGGCCTGCCCCGGCCAACCCGGAACCGGAGTCGGCGGCCGGGCAGCCGAATGGCGGCGCCAAGGTCGGATCGCCAGAGGATACTGCAGATGACACCGCCAGTGGCGACGGGGAGACGGCCGTATGAGTTCGATTGTGGAAAATTCGTCGGCGGTGCAGTCGGGCAATGCGCGCGCACGTTCCCTCGCCCTGGAAAAAGTCCGTTCGCTGGGCGCCACGGCCACATCGCCCGTCGACTATCATTCCGCCGGTCGTCTACTGATTCTTGGGGATGCATCCCGGGCGGTGCCGCTCGCCAAGCGCCTGCGCGAATCCCTGCAATGCACCTACCTGAACTCGCACGAGCCGGAGGCGGAGGGTGTCATCGTGCACGGCGATGCCGACGGGATTCGGGTGGTGGTTGCCGATCTGACCGGGCTGGACGGCTACCTGGGTGCATTCACGGCGACCGTGCGTGAACGGGAACAGGAAGCGAATCTCGCACAGTTACTCGGTGCGGGTGATGAATATTTCGACCTGGTACTGGATCTCGGTATGCCGCCACGTGTCGACCGGGAGATTCTCCCCCCAGGGTACTTTGCGCCCGGCGAAGACGAGGCCGCCGTCACGCGCGCCGTGGAAGATCTGCCCGGCCTGATCGGCGAGTTCGAGAAGCCAAAATATTTCCAGTACAACCCGGATATCTGTGCCCACGGCGCCAGCGGCATGGAGGCCTGCAGCC from Acidiferrobacteraceae bacterium harbors:
- a CDS encoding DUF3305 domain-containing protein, with the protein product MNQTSGSERESFPVSVILERREIERGPLTVPQWGIVGVVAGDEVAASGPRCTIVHSDSERTEYLWPGFQVVLYKDCADSYWYNLTAAAPSLFVICHEDDECELAPVLVSANYDEAGAYMEADDLVLSAPMPPEVYQWIERYVVENYVPQAPRKRKRERWAMKEKGAP
- a CDS encoding DUF3306 domain-containing protein, which produces MKDHGQKSRPTDERGPRTDTASNGPLARWSRRKAMSRARAAGPATQVQSPHPPSDEVASSAPLPSDADMPPVEQLDERSDYARFLSPRVSERLRRQALRKLFHLPQFNLPDGLDDYAEDYTKFAPLGDALTAELRLQKERVQKRMRERPAPANPEPESAAGQPNGGAKVGSPEDTADDTASGDGETAV